In Peromyscus maniculatus bairdii isolate BWxNUB_F1_BW_parent chromosome 9, HU_Pman_BW_mat_3.1, whole genome shotgun sequence, one genomic interval encodes:
- the LOC143267327 gene encoding disks large homolog 5-like: MWSRLGRLVERENTQHGETRARKKEAGPRSHWTTWRNLRTWGRRRTTGEAPSQLSSFTEQEQEQDMKKIEKLTIRLHDMECERNELRGILANYTCKDLNNRLNFETEMLEMEHKQVMSALQKMPMEMSEALDKCKGLMEETEYFSYLNGQILPECNQLRNNVHLLRHQNMLLWKEQIEEHETCEKLMKLLKEAHEKMCDPCAEQHQEQESLDERLKGMLNQKELVTQQRDLAEKLQHHFSVYEMRSENLQYDLEHVTAQDESLLQTELLQQEQEVSQASEPPLHSNTCNHGIHGDWGLLTLASSVNRP; encoded by the exons ATGTGGTCAAGACTGGGGCGTCTagttgagagagagaatacacagcatggagagaccagagcgaggaagaaagaagcaggcccTAGGTCTCACTGGACAACATGGAGAAATCTCAGGACCTGGGGAAGACGCA GGACTACTGGAGAGGCACCATCCCAACTCTCCAGCTTtactgagcaggagcaggagcaagacatgaaaaaaattgaaaaactcaCCATTCGCTTGCATGACATGGAATGTGAGAGAAATGAACTTCGTGGTATCCTAGCCAATTATACTTGCAAGGATTTgaacaacag gctgaactTTGAAACAGAGATGCTTGAAATGGAACACAAGCAGGTGATGTCAGCTCTCCAGAAAATGCCAATGGAGATGAGTGAAGCCTTGGACAAGTGCAAGGGGCTGATGGAGGAGACTGAATACTTTAG TTACCTCAATGGCCAGATCCTACCAGAGTGTAATCAGCTAAGGAACAATGTCCATCTGTTGAGACATCAGAACATGCTGTTGTGGAAGGAGCAGATTGAAGAACATGAGACCTGTGAGAAGTTGATGAAGCTCTTaaaggaggcccatgagaagatgtgTGACCCCTGTGCTGAGCAGCATCAG gagcaaGAAAGCCTGGATGAAAGACTGAAGGGCATGCTGAATCAGAAGGAGCTGGTCACccagcaaagggacttggcagaaaagctgcaacatcacttcagtgtctatgagatgag gtCAGAAAATCTCCAGTATGACCTGGAACAtgtcacagcccaggatgagagcctcctgcagacagagctgctgcagcaggagcaggaagtatcacaggcaagtgagccaccactgcATTCCAACACCTGCAACCATGGCATTCATGGGGACTGGGGGCTCTTGACATTGGCTTCCAGtgtgaataggccctga